From the genome of Phycicoccus duodecadis:
TGGGCGCGCTCGGCCGGGACGAGTGGCCGGGGGGCGGCGGGCCGTGGCTGGGCTGGCGGCCGTGGCGCTGGGTGGCCGGGGTGTCGCTGGGCCTGTGCATGGGCACCAAGTGGTCGGGCCTGTTCTTCCTCGCGGCGTTCGGGCTGATGACGGTGTGGTGGGACCTCGGGGCGCGCCGGGCCGCGGGGGTGCGGCACTGGGCCCGTGGGGCGCTGCTGAAGGACGGGCCCTTCGCGGCGCTGCAGCTGGTGGTCGTCGGGGCCGTGGTCTACGTGGTGTCGTGGACCGGCTGGTTCCTGTCGGACAACGGCTACCACCGGCACTGGGACCGCTTCCATCCGGGCGAGGGGGTGCAGTGGCTGCCCTCCGCGCTGCGCAACTGGGTCAAGTACCACCAGGATGCCTACGGCTTCAACACCACGCTCGCGCAACCGCATCCGTACCAGTCGAACCCGTGGTCCTGGCTGGTGCAGACCCGGCCGACCTCCTTCTACTACGAGAGCCCGACCCGGGGTGTCGACGGCTGCACGGTGGCCCAGTGCTCGCAGGCCGTGAACCCGGTCGGCACCATCTCGGTCTGGTGGGTGGGGGCCTTCGCGCTGCTGGCGGTGCTGTGGTGGTGGCTGGTGCGGCGCGACTGGCGGGCCGGCGCCATCGCGGCCGGCATCGTCGGGGGCTACCTCCCCTGGTTCGCCTACCAGCACCGCACCATCTACACCTTCTACTCGGTGGCCTTCGAGCCCTGGGTGGTCCTGGCGGTGGTGTTCGTCATCGGGCTGTGGGTGGGGCGGCGCGAGCCCGACCCGGCGCGCTTCCGGCTCCGGGTCCTGGTGGTGGGCGGCTACCTGCTGCTCACCCTGGCGCTGTTCGCGTTCTTCCACCCGATCTACGTGGCCGACACCATCCCGTACCAGCACTGGCACTGGCGGATGTGGTTCCCGAGCTGGATCTGACCGCTCCGCGGCCCGGCTCCACTTTCTCGCCCCATGCGGGAACCTTCACCGTCGCAGGGCAACCGTTCCGGGCTGAGCTGAAGCGTCCGGTCGACGCCCGGGGCGAGGGGGCCCCGCGCCGGCGCCCACGGCTGCCGGATGCCGTGCCGCGCGTCCCCGGGCCCCGTCGGCGCTGTCGGTGGGCGGGGTTAGGTTCGGGTCATGTTCCTCCTCGGCGACGACGCGGCGCTCGTCATCAGCGCGAGTGACCTGCGCACGGCCGCCGACTGCGAGTTCGCGCTCGCGCACGCCCTCGACGTCGCGCTCGGCCGGGCCGAGCGGGCGCCCGTCGCCGACGACCCGATGCTGGCCCGGGTCGCCCGCCTCGGCACCGAGCACGAGCAGGTCGAGCTGCGCCGGCTGGCCGCCGAGCACCGTGGCCACGTCGTGCAGTTCGAGCGACCGGGCTACACCCGCGAGGCGCTCGAGCGGGCCCACGCGCAGACGGTCGCCGCTCTGCTCGACCCCGCGGTGGAGGTCGTCTACCAGGCCACCTTCTTCGACGGGTCGTTCGTGGGGCACGCCGACTTCCTCGAGCGCACGCCTGGCGGCTGGCTGGTCAGCGACACCAAGCTCGCCCGTACCGCCGGCGTGCCGGCGCTGCTGCAGATCGCGGCCTACGCCGACCAGCTGGCAGCCGCCGGGGTCCCCGCCGCTCCGGTCGCGCGGCTGGTCGTCGGCTCGGGCGAGCACCACGACTACGCCCTCGGCGACATCGTCCCGGTCTACCGCGCGCGCCGGGCCCGCCTCGACGCCCTGCTGGCCGAGCACCGGGCCTCCGGGGCGTCGGCCTCCTGGGGTGACGAGCGCTGGCTCGCCTGTGGCCGCTGCGACGTGTGCGAGGCCGAGGTCGAGCGGGCCCGCGACCTCCTGCTGGTGGCCGGGATGCGTGGGCCCGCCCGGGCCCGGCTGCTCGCCGCCGGGGTCACCACCGTCGAGCAGCTCGCCGCCCACGAGGGCGCGGTCGCCGACGTCCGCCCGGCCATGCTCGACCGGCTGCGCGCGCAGGCCCGGCTGCAGCTGGCCCAGGAGGCCGACCCCGCGGGCGGGGTGCGCTTCGAGGTGGTCGACCCCGACGCGCTCCGCCGGATGCCGCGCCCCAGCCCGGGCGACGTCTTCTTCGACTTCGAGGGCGACCCGCTGTGGCAGGAGCCGGGGTCGAGCATCTGGGGGCTGGAGTACCTCTTCGGGATGGTCGAGGTCGACTCCGGCGAGGCCCGGTTCCGCGCGTTCTGGGCCCACGACCGCCACGAGGAGCGCCGGGCGCTGGTCGACTTCGTCGAGCACCTGGCCGCCCGCCGGCGGCGCTGGCCCGACCTGCACGTCTACCACTACGCGCCCTACGAGCCCGCGGCCCTGCTCCGGATGGCCGCCCGCCACGGGGTCTGCGAGGACGACGTCGACCAGCTGCTGCGCGACGGTGTCTTCGTCGACCTCTACTCGGTGGTCCGGTCCGGCATCCGGGTCTCCCAGCGCTCGTACTCGATCAAGAAGCTCGAACCGCTCTACATGGAGGCCCGCGAGGGCGACGTCCAGGGCGGGGCCGAGAGCATCGTGGCCTACCACCAGTTCTCCGCCGCGCGCGTCGAGGGCCGCGACGACGAGGCCCGCGCCCTGATCGCCGAGATCGCCCACTACAACGAGGACGACTGCGTCTCCACTCTCAAGCTGCGCGACTGGTTGCTCGAGCGCCGGGCCGAGCAGGTCGGTGACGGCTGGGCACTCCCGGTCGCCGACACCGTCGGCGAGGTCGAGGTCAGCGAGACCCGCCGGGCCGCCCTCGAGCTGGAGGCCGCGGTCCGGGCCCTCGTCGACGACGTGGCGCCGGCCGACCGCTCCGACGAGCACCACGCGGTCGCCCTCGTCGGCTCCGCGGTGCTGTTCCACGCGCGCGAGGACAAGCCCAGATGGCAGGAGCACTTCGAGCGGCTGCGGCTGCCGGTGGGCGACTGGCGCGCGGCCGACGGCGTCTTCCTGGTCGAGCGGGCGGAGGTGGTCAGCGACTGGCACCAGGCGACGGCCCGCCAGCGCCCCCGCCGCACCCTGCGCCTGCACGGCGAGCCGATGCGCCAGGGCGGCATCGGGGTGGGCGCCGCCGTCTCCGCGGTCTACGGGGTGCCCTCGCCGGTCGGGGTGGTCGCCGAGCCCCTGCACGCCAACGCGCGCAGCACCGCGGGGGTCACCGTCCTGGAGGCGCACGACCTGCTCGCCGACACCGGTCGGCTCCACCAGGTGCTGCTGGTCGAGGAGCTCCAGCCCAAGGACGGCGAACCGCACGTCGACGTGCCGGTGGCGCTGGTGCCCAACGACAACGTCAGCTCGGCCCCCATCGACCGCGCGCTGGCCGAGGTCGCCGCGGCCGTGCGCGACACCGGGCAGGTGCCGGTGGGCGCCGGCACCGACGTGCTGCTGCGCTGCCCGCCACGGCTGCGTGGAGGCGCCCCGCTGCCGGCCGTGGCCGACGGTCCTGACGGCTACACCGATGCCATCACCGCGGCCCTGCTCGGGATGGACGACTCGTACGTGGCGGTGCAGGGCCCGCCCGGCACCGGCAAGACGCACGTCGGGGCCCACGTGGTGGCCCGGCTCGTCGCCCAAGGCTGGGCCGTGGGGGTCTGCGCCCAGAGCCACGCCGCGGTCGAGAACGTACTGTCCAAGATCGTCGCCGCCACCGACGTGCCGGGCGAGCAGGTGGCCAAGGTCCCTCGTGCCACGGCCGGCCCCGCCTGGACGGCGCTCGGCAAGGCCGACGAGCTGGCCGCCTTCGCCGCCGGCCACCGCGCGGCCGGGCGCGGTTACGTCATCGGAGGCACCGCCTGGGACCTCACCAACCCGGGACGGGTCGGGCGCCGCGAGCTCGACCTGCTGGTCGTCGACGAGGCCGGGCAGTTCTCGCTGGCCAAGACCCTGGCCGTGTCGGTGGCGGCCCGGCGGCTGCTGCTGCTCGGCGACCCCCAGCAGCTGCCCCAGGTCACCACCGGCACGCACGCCGAGCCGATCGACATGGCGGCGCTCGCGTGGCTCGCGCGCGGCGAGTCGGTGCTCCCGCCCACCCTCGGCTACTTCCTCGCGACGACGTGGCGGATGCATCCCGCCCTCACCCGGCCGGTCTCCGAGCTCGCCTACCAGGGGCGGCTGGCCGCGGTGGGCGACGTCACCGGCGCGCGCCGTCTCGAGGGCATCGAGCCCGGAGTGCACGTGCACGCCGTCGAGCACCGCGACAACTCCACCCACTCGCCGCAGGAGGCCGACGCGGTGGTGGCGCTCGTGCGCGGCCTGCTGGGCCGCACGTGGGTCGACACGTCGGCGCGCGACGGCGGCGACGCCGGCCGGCCGCTGGCCGAGGGCGACGTCATCGTCATCACGCCCTACAACGCCCAGGCGGGCCTGGTCCGGCGCGCGCTCGACGACGCGGGCCACCCCGACGTCGCGGTCGGCACCGTCGACAAGTTCCAGGGCCAGGAGGCGGCCGTCGCCATCCTGACGATGGCCGCGTCGTCGCACTCCGACGTCTCGCGCGGGATGGGCTTCCTGCTCGACCGGCACCGCCTCAACGTGGCCATCTCCCGCGGCCAGTACGCGGCGTTCGTGGTGCGGTCGCAGGTGCTCACCGACTTCTCCCCCCGCTCCCCCGCCGAGCTCCTCGCGCTGGGCGCGTTCCTGCGGCTGTGCGACCACGCGGTGTCGACGCAGACGGTCGGAGCGCCCGAGCGCGCGGGGGCCTGACCGACCGGGCCCTCGGCCGTTCGGCCACTTCGCACGCGATTGCCTGACACCGGGCCCCCGGCCGCGCCAGCATCGCTCCTCACCACCCCTGCGCACGGAGGCCCCATGTCCGTTACCCGTCTCGGTGCCGCTCTCGCGAGCGCCGCCGTCGTCGTCCTCGCGGGCGGTGTGGCCGCTGTCGCCGCGTCCGCCCCTGTCTCCCTCGTCGTGAGCGACGACGAGACCAGCACCGCCACGTCCTCCGACACCGCGACGCCCGACGCTTCGGGCGAGGACGAGCAGGGGGAGGACCAGAGCTCGGCCACCCCCACCGACGAGCCCTCCGCGTCCGACCCCGCCGAACCCACGGACACCGAGGACGGCACCAGCGACTCCGCCACCGGCCCGGACGCAGCGGGCCCGGCCCACCACGGCCTCTGCACCGCTTGGTCGCACGTCAAGGACACCCCGGGCAAGGCCGCTGACTCGACCGCGTTCCGCAACGTGCAGGCGGTCGGCTGCGACGACGTCACCCCGGCCGAGCCGGGCGCGGAGCTCACGGCGCCCAAGAACGCCGCGAAGGACACCGCCCGGACCGCCCGCCGGGCGGCGAAGGCCGAGCGTCCCCAGGCCTCCAGCCACCGCGCGGGCCACGGCAACAGCCACGCCGGCTCGGGCCACGGCAAGGGCGCGAGCCACCACTGAGACCGGGCCCTCCGGCCCCCCCCACGTCCCGTCGGAGGATGCGACCGACGTGGACGCGTCCC
Proteins encoded in this window:
- a CDS encoding dolichyl-phosphate-mannose--protein mannosyltransferase, with the translated sequence MTRTDELRGRLLGFRPTDRLWGWLGPGLIALVGGVLRFWNLDRPHALVFDETYYVKQGYSMLRYGVEMRVLDSLKKPDEAFVGGNPDIFSSTEGDYVVHPPVGKWLIGFGEWLLGADSGWGWRFSVAVLGTVSILVIGRVARRMFGSTALGCVASFLLAFEGLHFVMSRTGILDIIVMFFALCAFAALLVDRDRSREVLAEKVGALGRDEWPGGGGPWLGWRPWRWVAGVSLGLCMGTKWSGLFFLAAFGLMTVWWDLGARRAAGVRHWARGALLKDGPFAALQLVVVGAVVYVVSWTGWFLSDNGYHRHWDRFHPGEGVQWLPSALRNWVKYHQDAYGFNTTLAQPHPYQSNPWSWLVQTRPTSFYYESPTRGVDGCTVAQCSQAVNPVGTISVWWVGAFALLAVLWWWLVRRDWRAGAIAAGIVGGYLPWFAYQHRTIYTFYSVAFEPWVVLAVVFVIGLWVGRREPDPARFRLRVLVVGGYLLLTLALFAFFHPIYVADTIPYQHWHWRMWFPSWI
- a CDS encoding TM0106 family RecB-like putative nuclease, whose amino-acid sequence is MFLLGDDAALVISASDLRTAADCEFALAHALDVALGRAERAPVADDPMLARVARLGTEHEQVELRRLAAEHRGHVVQFERPGYTREALERAHAQTVAALLDPAVEVVYQATFFDGSFVGHADFLERTPGGWLVSDTKLARTAGVPALLQIAAYADQLAAAGVPAAPVARLVVGSGEHHDYALGDIVPVYRARRARLDALLAEHRASGASASWGDERWLACGRCDVCEAEVERARDLLLVAGMRGPARARLLAAGVTTVEQLAAHEGAVADVRPAMLDRLRAQARLQLAQEADPAGGVRFEVVDPDALRRMPRPSPGDVFFDFEGDPLWQEPGSSIWGLEYLFGMVEVDSGEARFRAFWAHDRHEERRALVDFVEHLAARRRRWPDLHVYHYAPYEPAALLRMAARHGVCEDDVDQLLRDGVFVDLYSVVRSGIRVSQRSYSIKKLEPLYMEAREGDVQGGAESIVAYHQFSAARVEGRDDEARALIAEIAHYNEDDCVSTLKLRDWLLERRAEQVGDGWALPVADTVGEVEVSETRRAALELEAAVRALVDDVAPADRSDEHHAVALVGSAVLFHAREDKPRWQEHFERLRLPVGDWRAADGVFLVERAEVVSDWHQATARQRPRRTLRLHGEPMRQGGIGVGAAVSAVYGVPSPVGVVAEPLHANARSTAGVTVLEAHDLLADTGRLHQVLLVEELQPKDGEPHVDVPVALVPNDNVSSAPIDRALAEVAAAVRDTGQVPVGAGTDVLLRCPPRLRGGAPLPAVADGPDGYTDAITAALLGMDDSYVAVQGPPGTGKTHVGAHVVARLVAQGWAVGVCAQSHAAVENVLSKIVAATDVPGEQVAKVPRATAGPAWTALGKADELAAFAAGHRAAGRGYVIGGTAWDLTNPGRVGRRELDLLVVDEAGQFSLAKTLAVSVAARRLLLLGDPQQLPQVTTGTHAEPIDMAALAWLARGESVLPPTLGYFLATTWRMHPALTRPVSELAYQGRLAAVGDVTGARRLEGIEPGVHVHAVEHRDNSTHSPQEADAVVALVRGLLGRTWVDTSARDGGDAGRPLAEGDVIVITPYNAQAGLVRRALDDAGHPDVAVGTVDKFQGQEAAVAILTMAASSHSDVSRGMGFLLDRHRLNVAISRGQYAAFVVRSQVLTDFSPRSPAELLALGAFLRLCDHAVSTQTVGAPERAGA